The Centroberyx gerrardi isolate f3 chromosome 7, fCenGer3.hap1.cur.20231027, whole genome shotgun sequence genome contains a region encoding:
- the LOC139921926 gene encoding deoxyhypusine synthase isoform X2, which produces MADRAPSVAMEAVLKPSCDLPADMPKIRGYDFNQGVDHRALLQSYLTTGFQASSVGMAIQEINNMIEKRLEPVEAAEANDWKEPSCSSGCTIFLGYTSNLISSGVRESIRYLAEHRMVDVIVTTAGGIEEDLIKCLAPTFLGDFALPGKDLRQRGINRIGNLLVPNANYCKFEDWLMPILDQMVLEQNTEGTHWTPSKMIHRLGKEINNPESVYYWAYKNNIPVFSPALTDGSLGDMIYFHSYKNPGLILDIVEDIRKLNSQAVLAKRTGMIILGGGLVKHHIANANLMRNGADYSVYVNTGQEFDGSDSGARPDEAVSWGKIRTDAKPVKVYADASIVFPLLVAETFALHADKLIAGKKKE; this is translated from the exons GGGTGGACCACCGGGCGTTGCTCCAGTCCTACCTCACCACGGGCTTCCAGGCCAGCAGCGTGGGCATGGCCATCCAGGAGATCAACAACATG ATAGAGAAGCGTCTTGAGCCAGTGGAGGCAGCGGAAGCAAACGACTGGAAAGAGCCCTCCTGCAGCTCGGGCTGCACCATCTTCCTGGGTTACACCTCCAACCTCATCAGCTCTGGAGTCAGGGAGAGCATCCGCTACCTAGCAGAGCACAGAATG GTGGATGTGATAGTGACCACAGCTGGAGGCATAGAGGAGGATCTGATCAAGTGTCTGGCCCCCACCTTCCTGGGAGACTTTGCCCTGCCTGGCAAGGACCTTCGTCAGAGGGGCATCAACAG GATAGGGAACCTGTTGGTGCCCAATGCCAACTACTGTAAGTTTGAGGACTGGCTGATGCCCATCCTGGATCAGATGGTGCTGGAGCAGAACACTGAG GGGACCCACTGGACTCCATCCAAAATGATCCATCGGCTTGGTAAGGAGATCAACAACCCTGAGTCTGTCTACTACTGGGCCTACAAG AATAACATCCCAGTGTTCAGCCCTGCTCTGACAGACGGCTCTCTGGGCGACATGATCTACTTCCACTCTTACAAGAACCCCGGCTTGATACTGGACATAGTGGAGG ATATCCGTAAGCTGAACAGCCAGGCGGTGCTTGCCAAACGGACGGGGATGATCATCCTGGGAGGAGGGCTGGTCAAACACCACATAGCCAATGCTAATCTCATG AGGAATGGAGCCGACTACTCTGTGTACGTGAACACAGGTCAGGAGTTTGATGGCTCTGACTCCGGGGCCAGACCCGATGAGGCCGTGTCCTGGGGCAAGATCAGAACAGATGCCAAACCCGTCAAG GTGTATGCAGACGCCTCTATAGTCTTCCCTCTGTTGGTGGCGGAGACCTTTGCACTCCATGCTGACAAGCTGATCGCTGGCAAGAAAAAGGAATGA